From Nicotiana tomentosiformis unplaced genomic scaffold, ASM39032v3 Un00008, whole genome shotgun sequence, a single genomic window includes:
- the LOC104106413 gene encoding transcription termination factor MTERF2, chloroplastic isoform X1, with amino-acid sequence MPSNCLGNYLAFAVPNSNSHPFPCHCNTYFFYSKFIIRPEQVCHLHCRKLSFAPALVPLAAARSSSSNGNGTEDGEECEGGGVAEAREAVSYYLEELGVSKEESVEIALNSPKYVSMLVDSVRDLDEFSLWNSWSTANVDEEKPYFTRPLSSFKRKVYMMAKQKGDKGMLPFLESIGLTLSSATHLARYLSSNSLPILINKVKYVKEIFFANSDDGGLIARNARQMMLHLSISIDEDVQQTLSFFEKIQARRGGLHLLGSQDASFRHLIESFPRLLLLPKESHMKRLMEFLDDIGVAEGCKRQIFLLFPPIIFYDIEKDVRPRLQAILKDGTEGKDFGQMLLKYPWILSKSILQNYEDILIFFDDEKVPKTSVAQAIKSCPLLLGLSVNNLKLVVEQFRNFGIRNQKLGKVIATSPQLLLQKPQEFHQVVCFLRDLGLDDDVIGRILGRCPEIFASSIGKTLKRKLNFLMGIGVSRHHLPRIIRKYPELFVCDVHRALLPRMTYLMHVGLSKREVALMVCRFSPLLGYSIDKVLKPKLEFLMNSMEKPLSDVVEYPRYFSYSLEKKIKPRFWVLRGRNMECSLKSMLGKNDEEFAAEFGERNMLVPPV; translated from the exons ATGCCTTCAAATTGCCTTGGAAATTATTTGGCGTTCGCCGTTCCCAACTCAAATTCTCACCCTTTCCCTTGCCATTGCAATACCTATTTCTTCTATTCTAAATTTATTATACGCCCAGAGCAAGTCTGTCATCTCCACTGCCGCAAGTTGAGTTTTGCGCCAGCACTTGTACCGCTGGCAGCTGCTAGGTCTTCCTCTTCTAACGGTAACGGAACAGAAGACGGGGAAGAATGTGAAGGAGGAGGAGTCGCTGAAGCTAGGGAGGCAGTCAGCTATTATCTTGAAGAACTTGGCGTTTCTAAGGAGGAGTCCGTGGAAATAGCCCTCAACTCACCTAAGTACGTTAGCATGTTGGTAGATAGCGTGCGTGACCTTGATGAGTTTTCCTTATGGAATTCCTGGAGCACTGCTAACGTTGATGAAGAAAAACCATATTTTACACGCCCACTGTCATCTTTCAAGAGGAAGGTCTACATGATGGCAAAGCAAAAAGGTGATAAGGGCATGCTTCCCTTCTTGGAGAGCATTGGCCTCACTCTCTCTTCGGCGACCCACTTAGCTCGCTATCTTTCCTCTAATTCTCTACCTATCCTTATCAATAAG GTTAAGTATGTGAAGGAAATATTCTTCGCAAACAGTGATGATGGAGGACTTATTGCTAGAAATGCCCGGCAAATGATGCTGCACCTGTCCATCAGTATTGATGAGGATGTCCAGCAGACCTTGTCATTTTTTGAGAAG ATTCAAGCAAGGCGCGGAGGTTTGCATTTGTTAGGTTCTCAAGATGCATCTTTCCGACATCTTATTGAATCATTTCCACGACTTCTATTGCTACCTAAGGAGAGTCATATGAAGCGTCTGATGGAATTTCTTGATGATATTGGAGTGGCGGAAGGATGTAAGAGACAAATTTTCCTTTTGTTTCCGCCTATTATTTTCTATGACATTGAAAAGGATGTTAGACCAAGATTGCAGGCAATCCTTAAG GATGGTACGGAGGGCAAAGATTTTGGGCAGATGTTGCTGAAATATCCGTGGATTCTTTCAAAGAGCATTCTGCAAAACTACGAGGACATCCTGATTTTCTTTGATGATGAAAAG GTGCCAAAAACTAGTGTAGCTCAGGCAATCAAAAGCTGCCCGCTCCTTTTGGGATTGTCAGTTAACAATCTGAAATTGGTGGTGGAACAGTTCCGTAACTTTGGCATTAGAAACCAGAAGTTGGGTAAAGTGATTGCTACAAGTCCACAGCTACTACTGCAGAAGCCTCAGGAATTCCATCAG GTAGTGTGCTTCTTAAGGGATCTAGGTCTGGATGATGATGTTATTGGTAGGATACTTGGTCGCTGTCCTGAAATTTTTGCATCGAGCATAGGGAAAACTCTTAAGAGAAAACTCAACTTCCTAATGGGTATTGGAGTTTCCAGACATCATCTTCCCAGGATTATCAGGAAATATCCTGAGCTTTTTGTATGTGACGTCCACAGAGCTTTACTTCCAAG AATGACGTACTTGATGCATGTTGGGCTTTCGAAGAGGGAAGTAGCACTAATGGTCTGCAGGTTTTCACCATTGCTCGGCTACAGCATAGACAAAGTTCTCAAGCCTAAGCTAGAATTTCTGATGAACTCAATGGAAAAACCATTAAGTGATGTAGTTGAATACCCGAGATATTTCAGCTACTCGTTAGAGAAGAAGATAAAACCTAGATTTTGGGTGCTCAGGGGCAGAAACATGGAATGCAGCTTGAAAAGTATGTTGGGCAAAAATGATGAAGAATTTGCTGCAGAGTTTGGAGAGAGGAATATGCTTGTTCCCCCTGTTTAG
- the LOC104106413 gene encoding transcription termination factor MTERF2, chloroplastic isoform X2: MPSNCLGNYLAFAVPNSNSHPFPCHCNTYFFYSKFIIRPEQVCHLHCRKLSFAPALVPLAAARSSSSNGNGTEDGEECEGGGVAEAREAVSYYLEELGVSKEESVEIALNSPKYVSMLVDSVRDLDEFSLWNSWSTANVDEEKPYFTRPLSSFKRKVYMMAKQKGDKGMLPFLESIGLTLSSATHLARYLSSNSLPILINKVKYVKEIFFANSDDGGLIARNARQMMLHLSISIDEDVQQTLSFFEKIQARRGGLHLLGSQDASFRHLIESFPRLLLLPKESHMKRLMEFLDDIGVAEGCKRQIFLLFPPIIFYDIEKDVRPRLQAILKDGTEGKDFGQMLLKYPWILSKSILQNYEDILIFFDDEKVVCFLRDLGLDDDVIGRILGRCPEIFASSIGKTLKRKLNFLMGIGVSRHHLPRIIRKYPELFVCDVHRALLPRMTYLMHVGLSKREVALMVCRFSPLLGYSIDKVLKPKLEFLMNSMEKPLSDVVEYPRYFSYSLEKKIKPRFWVLRGRNMECSLKSMLGKNDEEFAAEFGERNMLVPPV, translated from the exons ATGCCTTCAAATTGCCTTGGAAATTATTTGGCGTTCGCCGTTCCCAACTCAAATTCTCACCCTTTCCCTTGCCATTGCAATACCTATTTCTTCTATTCTAAATTTATTATACGCCCAGAGCAAGTCTGTCATCTCCACTGCCGCAAGTTGAGTTTTGCGCCAGCACTTGTACCGCTGGCAGCTGCTAGGTCTTCCTCTTCTAACGGTAACGGAACAGAAGACGGGGAAGAATGTGAAGGAGGAGGAGTCGCTGAAGCTAGGGAGGCAGTCAGCTATTATCTTGAAGAACTTGGCGTTTCTAAGGAGGAGTCCGTGGAAATAGCCCTCAACTCACCTAAGTACGTTAGCATGTTGGTAGATAGCGTGCGTGACCTTGATGAGTTTTCCTTATGGAATTCCTGGAGCACTGCTAACGTTGATGAAGAAAAACCATATTTTACACGCCCACTGTCATCTTTCAAGAGGAAGGTCTACATGATGGCAAAGCAAAAAGGTGATAAGGGCATGCTTCCCTTCTTGGAGAGCATTGGCCTCACTCTCTCTTCGGCGACCCACTTAGCTCGCTATCTTTCCTCTAATTCTCTACCTATCCTTATCAATAAG GTTAAGTATGTGAAGGAAATATTCTTCGCAAACAGTGATGATGGAGGACTTATTGCTAGAAATGCCCGGCAAATGATGCTGCACCTGTCCATCAGTATTGATGAGGATGTCCAGCAGACCTTGTCATTTTTTGAGAAG ATTCAAGCAAGGCGCGGAGGTTTGCATTTGTTAGGTTCTCAAGATGCATCTTTCCGACATCTTATTGAATCATTTCCACGACTTCTATTGCTACCTAAGGAGAGTCATATGAAGCGTCTGATGGAATTTCTTGATGATATTGGAGTGGCGGAAGGATGTAAGAGACAAATTTTCCTTTTGTTTCCGCCTATTATTTTCTATGACATTGAAAAGGATGTTAGACCAAGATTGCAGGCAATCCTTAAG GATGGTACGGAGGGCAAAGATTTTGGGCAGATGTTGCTGAAATATCCGTGGATTCTTTCAAAGAGCATTCTGCAAAACTACGAGGACATCCTGATTTTCTTTGATGATGAAAAG GTAGTGTGCTTCTTAAGGGATCTAGGTCTGGATGATGATGTTATTGGTAGGATACTTGGTCGCTGTCCTGAAATTTTTGCATCGAGCATAGGGAAAACTCTTAAGAGAAAACTCAACTTCCTAATGGGTATTGGAGTTTCCAGACATCATCTTCCCAGGATTATCAGGAAATATCCTGAGCTTTTTGTATGTGACGTCCACAGAGCTTTACTTCCAAG AATGACGTACTTGATGCATGTTGGGCTTTCGAAGAGGGAAGTAGCACTAATGGTCTGCAGGTTTTCACCATTGCTCGGCTACAGCATAGACAAAGTTCTCAAGCCTAAGCTAGAATTTCTGATGAACTCAATGGAAAAACCATTAAGTGATGTAGTTGAATACCCGAGATATTTCAGCTACTCGTTAGAGAAGAAGATAAAACCTAGATTTTGGGTGCTCAGGGGCAGAAACATGGAATGCAGCTTGAAAAGTATGTTGGGCAAAAATGATGAAGAATTTGCTGCAGAGTTTGGAGAGAGGAATATGCTTGTTCCCCCTGTTTAG